A section of the Paenibacillus aurantius genome encodes:
- a CDS encoding extracellular solute-binding protein codes for MKPTTKKWTTVALAGLMAVAAAGCGNKANEADLRSGAGEASQAKPTLKSLQIWMKDDYNTYPVAKMLEEKTGYKVQYDMLPQDKPEDKLNLILSSGEAYDAITTLGSVDMKALYSDYAKRGALLDLGPLLDKYGPNIKASLSPETLESAKIDGKLYGIPTSATESAAASLMIRQDWLDKLGLKVPTTTDELAAVLKAFKEKDPGGNGDKNVPLAIKSDAPFVENLAGAFGLANNWNALDGKLAPRVLDPAYKDYVTYMNGLYKDGLLDKEFAINKDANVKEKFSSGKAGVIPMSWSDVPSLTDALKKNQPDAKWTYLPALKGPGGKSGLGMASGWDRITYIPKSSKHPEEAIKWMNAKLDKDTFKLMAIGEEGKHHTFKDGAYTPILPIFADERNQANNFLMGADEKNYPTYWQARVRKDMRLFEAWDYLNNKLPAEVRLSDPLGKSPFLPEFSRNNGSLTAMMNEQTIKYVMGVDGFANYDAFVQKYKAAGGEASVKEVNDWYGKTKK; via the coding sequence ATGAAGCCTACGACTAAAAAATGGACCACTGTTGCTTTGGCGGGATTAATGGCCGTCGCTGCAGCGGGATGTGGAAACAAAGCCAATGAAGCGGATCTCCGTTCCGGTGCGGGAGAAGCCAGCCAGGCCAAGCCAACGTTAAAATCCTTGCAAATCTGGATGAAGGACGATTACAACACTTATCCGGTTGCCAAGATGCTGGAAGAGAAAACCGGGTACAAGGTGCAGTATGACATGCTTCCCCAAGACAAGCCGGAAGACAAGCTGAACCTCATCCTTTCTTCAGGGGAAGCCTACGATGCCATTACCACCTTGGGCAGCGTGGACATGAAGGCGCTGTATTCCGATTATGCCAAACGGGGCGCGCTTCTCGATCTCGGACCTCTATTAGATAAGTACGGTCCGAATATTAAAGCCTCTCTGTCACCGGAGACATTGGAATCGGCCAAAATCGACGGGAAGCTGTACGGCATTCCGACCAGCGCGACGGAATCGGCTGCCGCCAGCCTCATGATCCGCCAGGACTGGCTGGATAAGCTGGGCTTGAAAGTACCGACCACCACTGATGAGCTTGCGGCCGTGCTGAAAGCCTTCAAGGAGAAGGACCCAGGCGGGAACGGGGACAAGAATGTTCCGCTCGCCATTAAATCCGATGCTCCGTTTGTGGAGAACCTAGCAGGGGCGTTCGGACTGGCCAATAACTGGAATGCGCTGGATGGCAAGCTGGCACCACGCGTTCTGGATCCGGCTTATAAAGACTATGTCACCTATATGAACGGACTTTATAAAGACGGCCTGCTGGATAAGGAATTTGCGATCAACAAGGATGCCAATGTCAAAGAAAAATTCTCCAGCGGGAAAGCCGGCGTGATTCCGATGAGCTGGTCGGATGTGCCGTCGCTCACCGATGCTCTAAAGAAGAACCAGCCGGATGCCAAATGGACCTATCTGCCTGCCTTGAAGGGACCAGGAGGAAAATCGGGACTGGGGATGGCATCGGGATGGGACCGTATCACCTATATCCCGAAGTCTTCCAAGCATCCCGAGGAAGCCATCAAATGGATGAACGCCAAGCTGGATAAGGATACGTTCAAGCTCATGGCCATTGGGGAAGAAGGGAAGCATCACACCTTCAAAGACGGAGCTTATACCCCTATTCTGCCGATCTTCGCGGATGAAAGAAACCAGGCTAACAATTTCCTGATGGGGGCGGACGAGAAAAATTATCCGACCTATTGGCAGGCCCGGGTAAGAAAAGATATGCGCTTGTTTGAGGCATGGGATTACTTGAACAACAAGCTGCCGGCCGAAGTACGCTTGTCCGACCCGCTTGGCAAGAGTCCCTTCCTTCCCGAGTTCTCCCGTAACAACGGATCGCTTACGGCCATGATGAACGAGCAAACGATCAAGTACGTGATGGGAGTAGATGGCTTCGCCAATTATGACGCTTTCGTTCAGAAATACAAGGCGGCGGGCGGCGAAGCAAGCGTGAAGGAAGTCAATGACTGGTATGGAAAAACGAAAAAGTAG
- a CDS encoding S-layer homology domain-containing protein, with amino-acid sequence MRKWNAWLLIMVLVSGVICGSDYKVVAETSSVNIAGLAQLQVDSVTGSNTATMAVDGNKTTRWVSGSGTYEHEFIMTWDKAKSINQVKVWSGNTGNGASNWHIRDYTLDYWDGSAWVTIAAVVDNDKDNNQGQFNDLVFAPVTVSKLRLHITKPSWGGYYSTDDKIARLAEIEVYSIPLADQTAPQEVTNPVVTPADGQLMVTWNDPPDEDLESIRITQTGAVTESVYVPATVQTRLFSGLTNGTAYEFRIQAMDHSGNVSNGIVVSGTPDASVDPPSAGMDHFITRNGDKLMNGSKEFRFVSVNASNLTYMPAPAWHRADPWEQEDIFKSLRQMGGTATRIYTFTVKGGTANGDQKSHINGLRDYDEEFFRDLDKVLQLANQYGVRVIIPFLDTWDHVGGIKQFAALRGKTQDVFYTDPELKDDYKHLVQYVVNRTNTYTGAKYKDDKAILAWETGNELYSPDEWTQEMAAYLKSLDPNHLVMDGHYGITDASLEDPNVDIVSNHYYESGGAHYALRAEADRAKSIGKKAFIVGEFGQSNTENLKNLTDKVISSGIPGALLWTLKSHNKEGGFYNKAGDYRWPGFSSGDSFDERILMQWIQEKAYEIRGWPVPAQERPDAPVLLPIESVLGISWRGSAGADSYRIERAENESGPWTTVGTQVLDSDVPYQPFRDDTAVSGIPYFYRVLAENAAGVSEPSNPEGAVGASAPPVPASPAILPFQSVSSISWEPVKWAEAYDVERASSPSGPWEVVGSHLSENQRPFRDTTAASGVPYYYRVKAVNQGGTSSPSPAFGPIVVTNIAQLAEITVDSTTGSNPKENAVDGNLATRWLSQGTEARHEFLLRWPTPQTINRVKVWSGALTGEKWNLRDYTVEYADGEEWKTAGSVRDNEKDGFFREFNDIVFESVRTTALRLTILKPSWGGKPVNPQDNIARLMEIQVENDLLEPVASLPSGTYPGTQTVTLETYSKDAGIHYTLDGSVPTAESLRYTGPLSISRTAVLQAVAIRDGGGSSPVAEYHYNIQQQEEEEEPSPSPAPTPTPTPLPSPSPETPSEPSVPSAPTAPSDGETTWPPAPAPSLPSEPSNSMGLDVMVTPDSLGTANGEVSRESLDAAIRETQGHEIEIQVQTTGEAKKISVTFAAAPLRAASARGIERITIRTPLADISLPYTLLDGLTISQKSAFRFEVGKGIPSSPEAKAEREIHLSLDGQVVEGADNGAKMKVSIPYKPKPGEPAHRLVIYKEKVDGEAELIKNSRYQSDNGSISFTTKEFGRYVVKLPEVSFDDLGSAAWASAEIEGLAAREIVNGTTDRTFDPFLQVTRAQFVQMLMNAFEPGGSASPGAFTDVQTSDWYAGAVAAAQQIGIVSGREDGTFGPEESITRQDMAAIAFRLAQILHTDWNKPNQPMRFTDQAGISPYAREAVIVLQENGILNGLEEGRFGPSYSATRAQAAVMIYRLHRLIEG; translated from the coding sequence TTGAGAAAATGGAACGCCTGGCTGCTCATAATGGTCCTGGTTAGCGGCGTTATTTGTGGAAGCGATTACAAGGTCGTGGCGGAAACGTCCTCCGTTAATATCGCAGGTCTTGCCCAGCTTCAAGTCGATTCGGTAACCGGAAGCAACACCGCAACCATGGCGGTAGACGGGAACAAAACCACCCGCTGGGTGTCCGGCAGTGGAACGTACGAGCACGAATTTATCATGACGTGGGATAAGGCCAAGTCCATCAATCAGGTTAAGGTATGGAGTGGAAATACGGGAAACGGTGCCTCTAACTGGCATATTCGCGATTATACGCTGGATTACTGGGATGGAAGCGCATGGGTCACAATCGCCGCTGTAGTCGACAACGACAAAGATAACAATCAAGGGCAATTCAATGATCTGGTCTTTGCTCCTGTGACCGTATCCAAGCTCAGGCTTCATATCACGAAGCCCAGCTGGGGAGGGTATTACTCCACCGACGACAAAATCGCAAGATTGGCTGAGATAGAGGTTTATTCCATTCCTTTGGCTGACCAGACAGCCCCGCAGGAAGTAACCAATCCTGTCGTAACCCCCGCGGACGGACAGTTAATGGTTACGTGGAATGACCCGCCGGACGAAGATTTGGAGAGCATCCGGATCACACAAACCGGAGCGGTCACGGAGTCGGTATATGTTCCGGCAACCGTTCAAACGCGCCTTTTCTCCGGACTGACGAATGGAACAGCCTATGAGTTCCGCATACAGGCCATGGATCACTCCGGCAATGTCTCGAACGGAATTGTTGTATCCGGTACTCCCGATGCCTCTGTCGATCCTCCGTCTGCCGGAATGGATCATTTCATTACACGGAACGGAGACAAGTTAATGAACGGCAGCAAAGAGTTCCGGTTTGTTTCCGTCAATGCCTCCAACCTTACTTATATGCCTGCGCCTGCTTGGCACCGGGCCGATCCTTGGGAACAGGAGGATATCTTTAAGTCGTTAAGGCAGATGGGGGGGACGGCTACCCGCATCTATACCTTTACCGTCAAAGGAGGGACGGCGAACGGGGATCAGAAGAGTCATATCAATGGGCTGCGGGACTATGACGAAGAGTTCTTCCGCGATCTGGACAAGGTTCTTCAGTTAGCCAATCAATACGGGGTCCGGGTAATCATTCCTTTCCTGGATACGTGGGACCATGTAGGAGGGATTAAGCAGTTTGCGGCTCTACGCGGCAAAACACAGGATGTCTTCTACACCGATCCGGAGCTGAAGGATGATTATAAGCATCTGGTCCAATATGTCGTGAACCGAACGAATACATACACGGGAGCTAAGTACAAGGATGATAAGGCTATCCTCGCTTGGGAAACAGGAAACGAACTGTATTCGCCCGACGAATGGACCCAGGAAATGGCCGCCTATCTGAAAAGCCTGGATCCTAATCATTTGGTTATGGATGGGCACTATGGCATCACCGATGCCTCGTTGGAAGACCCGAACGTCGATATCGTATCCAATCACTATTATGAGAGCGGAGGAGCCCATTACGCTCTTCGTGCCGAGGCGGACAGAGCCAAGAGCATAGGCAAAAAGGCGTTCATCGTAGGGGAGTTCGGCCAGTCCAATACGGAAAATTTAAAGAATCTGACGGATAAGGTTATCTCCTCCGGGATTCCAGGTGCTCTTCTATGGACCTTGAAATCTCATAACAAAGAGGGGGGCTTCTATAACAAGGCAGGCGATTACCGCTGGCCCGGCTTTTCTTCAGGAGACAGCTTTGATGAAAGAATCCTGATGCAATGGATACAGGAAAAGGCTTACGAGATCCGGGGATGGCCTGTTCCCGCCCAGGAGAGACCGGATGCACCGGTTCTGCTTCCGATTGAATCGGTTCTCGGGATTTCGTGGAGAGGGTCGGCTGGAGCGGATTCCTATCGGATCGAGCGCGCGGAGAACGAGTCCGGTCCCTGGACAACGGTCGGCACGCAAGTATTGGACAGCGATGTTCCTTATCAACCGTTTCGGGACGACACCGCGGTAAGCGGCATCCCTTACTTCTACAGAGTCCTGGCAGAGAATGCGGCAGGTGTTTCCGAGCCCTCTAATCCGGAAGGGGCCGTCGGGGCAAGCGCTCCTCCCGTCCCCGCTTCACCGGCTATCCTCCCCTTCCAATCGGTTTCCTCCATTTCCTGGGAGCCGGTCAAATGGGCGGAGGCTTACGATGTTGAAAGAGCTTCCTCTCCATCCGGACCGTGGGAGGTTGTAGGTTCGCATCTTAGCGAAAACCAACGGCCATTCCGGGATACAACGGCCGCCAGCGGAGTTCCCTACTATTACCGGGTGAAAGCCGTTAATCAAGGTGGGACTTCGTCGCCTTCTCCGGCCTTCGGGCCCATTGTCGTCACCAATATCGCACAATTGGCGGAGATTACGGTGGACTCGACAACGGGCAGTAATCCGAAGGAGAATGCCGTGGATGGCAATCTGGCCACCCGATGGCTGTCCCAGGGAACGGAAGCCCGGCACGAATTTCTGCTTAGGTGGCCGACTCCCCAGACGATTAACCGCGTCAAGGTATGGAGCGGAGCTTTAACAGGGGAGAAATGGAACCTGCGTGATTATACGGTGGAGTATGCCGATGGAGAGGAGTGGAAAACAGCCGGCTCGGTTAGGGATAACGAGAAGGACGGATTCTTCAGGGAATTCAACGATATCGTGTTCGAGTCGGTCCGAACCACCGCCTTACGGCTTACCATCCTGAAGCCGTCCTGGGGAGGCAAGCCGGTTAACCCTCAAGATAACATAGCGCGCTTAATGGAGATCCAGGTGGAGAATGACTTGCTGGAGCCGGTGGCCAGTCTTCCTTCGGGAACCTATCCGGGCACCCAGACGGTTACACTCGAGACGTATTCCAAAGATGCCGGTATTCACTATACGTTGGACGGGTCGGTACCGACCGCCGAAAGCCTGCGTTATACCGGTCCCCTTTCCATCTCGAGAACGGCAGTTCTCCAAGCCGTCGCCATTCGGGACGGAGGGGGAAGCAGCCCCGTAGCGGAATATCATTACAACATCCAGCAACAGGAGGAAGAGGAGGAACCATCTCCATCACCAGCACCAACGCCGACGCCAACTCCGTTGCCATCGCCATCACCGGAAACGCCTTCTGAGCCATCTGTTCCATCTGCTCCAACGGCTCCATCCGATGGAGAGACGACTTGGCCCCCAGCACCTGCACCTTCTTTACCATCTGAGCCGTCAAACTCAATGGGACTTGACGTAATGGTGACTCCGGATTCCCTCGGAACGGCGAATGGGGAGGTTTCCAGAGAGTCCCTGGATGCAGCCATCCGGGAAACGCAAGGACATGAGATAGAAATTCAGGTACAGACCACCGGGGAAGCCAAGAAGATTTCCGTTACCTTCGCGGCTGCTCCGCTCCGAGCGGCGTCCGCCAGGGGCATCGAACGAATAACCATTCGAACCCCGCTCGCTGACATCTCGCTTCCTTATACCTTATTGGATGGTCTAACAATATCTCAAAAGTCAGCGTTTCGGTTCGAGGTCGGGAAGGGCATTCCTTCTTCACCGGAGGCTAAAGCAGAGCGGGAGATTCATCTGAGCCTAGACGGGCAAGTCGTTGAAGGAGCAGATAATGGGGCGAAAATGAAGGTCTCCATACCCTATAAGCCCAAACCGGGTGAGCCTGCCCATCGTCTGGTCATCTACAAAGAAAAGGTGGACGGGGAGGCGGAATTGATCAAGAACAGCCGCTACCAGTCGGATAACGGAAGTATAAGCTTCACCACCAAGGAATTTGGCAGATATGTCGTCAAATTGCCTGAGGTTTCCTTCGATGATCTGGGAAGCGCCGCCTGGGCCTCAGCCGAGATCGAAGGCTTAGCGGCCCGTGAGATCGTAAACGGAACCACCGATCGAACCTTCGATCCATTCCTCCAGGTGACCAGGGCACAATTTGTACAAATGCTGATGAACGCTTTCGAACCTGGCGGCAGCGCATCTCCTGGAGCGTTTACCGATGTACAGACGAGTGACTGGTATGCCGGAGCTGTGGCTGCTGCTCAGCAGATCGGTATTGTCAGCGGCCGGGAGGATGGAACCTTCGGCCCTGAGGAAAGCATTACCCGTCAGGATATGGCGGCGATCGCCTTCCGGCTGGCCCAAATCCTCCATACCGATTGGAATAAGCCCAATCAGCCTATGCGATTCACCGATCAAGCCGGCATTTCTCCTTATGCAAGAGAGGCGGTTATTGTCTTACAGGAGAACGGGATTTTGAACGGTCTGGAAGAGGGCCGGTTTGGTCCAAGCTATTCCGCCACCCGTGCGCAGGCGGCGGTTATGATTTACCGGCTTCACCGGCTAATCGAAGGATAG
- a CDS encoding ABC transporter permease — protein MLVPGMIFLILFKYTPMYGILIAFQEFNIFDGISGSPWVGLEQFQKLMVSDEFGRVFRNTLLISFYKIVILFPIPILLALFLNEVAKMWFKRLVQTIVYLPHFLSWVIIAGLFVNILSPSGGLINEMIVALGGKPISFLIDNNYFRSVLVLTAGWKEVGWNAIIFIAAIAGIEQDQYEAAALDGAGRIKQMIHITLPGIAPTIVLMFLLRIGHLLEAGTEQVLTLYNPVVYETGDVIGTYVYRVGLGKLDYSFSTAVGLFNSVVGFLLIVSGNWLSKKLLNRSIW, from the coding sequence ATGCTGGTTCCCGGGATGATCTTCCTTATCCTTTTCAAGTACACGCCGATGTACGGCATTCTGATTGCATTTCAGGAATTTAATATTTTCGACGGCATCAGCGGCAGTCCGTGGGTAGGCTTGGAGCAATTTCAGAAGCTGATGGTATCCGATGAATTTGGCAGAGTATTCCGTAACACTTTGCTGATCAGCTTCTACAAAATTGTTATTCTCTTTCCCATTCCCATTCTGCTCGCGCTCTTCCTGAACGAAGTGGCCAAAATGTGGTTCAAGCGCCTTGTCCAGACGATCGTGTACCTGCCGCATTTCTTGTCCTGGGTCATTATAGCCGGGCTGTTCGTCAACATTCTCTCTCCGAGCGGCGGATTGATCAATGAAATGATTGTGGCCCTTGGGGGCAAGCCGATTTCTTTTCTGATCGATAACAATTATTTCCGGAGCGTGCTGGTCCTCACGGCGGGATGGAAGGAAGTCGGATGGAACGCCATCATTTTTATCGCGGCGATTGCGGGGATTGAGCAGGATCAGTATGAAGCGGCCGCACTGGATGGAGCCGGGCGGATCAAGCAAATGATTCATATTACCCTTCCGGGGATCGCCCCCACGATTGTCCTCATGTTTCTCCTGCGGATCGGCCACCTTCTGGAGGCTGGAACGGAGCAGGTTCTGACCTTGTACAACCCGGTCGTCTACGAAACCGGAGATGTCATCGGAACCTATGTGTACCGCGTCGGTCTCGGCAAGCTGGATTACAGCTTCAGTACGGCCGTCGGCCTGTTTAACTCGGTTGTCGGCTTCCTGCTGATCGTTTCCGGCAACTGGCTAAGCAAAAAACTATTAAACCGGAGTATCTGGTAG
- a CDS encoding response regulator — MNVLVVEDEPGIRTRVATMIPWEMHGIDIVGVAENGEEALRLMERTKPDIVLTDVSMPGMDGITLAGRIARHNPTIRVIILSGYDDFDYARSAMEYGVQKYLLKPASNEEIRDAVVETAEKVRAEREQRHNHEALALQWKNHLPRLREHFFLNWIRGAYAQWELDLKSRDLQIALDNTSCYTVVLFDMDPLPEEEHRFQEKDSGLLQFSLKSIAGEIIYDHNGGVFQDEQGRCVVLFQSTEEGEGEFKLRIGYSVAKVLTTVKEILKLTASAGISGTGIGGDAVPLLYGQAKDSLQKRVMYGRDIAIPYSEEQDVPDKVTLPSSAERELEIGIETGNLAKAEAAILQLAELSLDQAGTVEEAQVCVLHLFHLFFQIAKSNNWAIQEAAGEDFIYFGSLQSLQTREQVIGCLVRIARSLAKFALEKSQAKGGGAKLIQSILDTVEKEIDQDISLHAIAGRFFINSSYLSRLFKHEVGETFSDYVVKRKMIRAKQHLQDGSKVQDAAQKVGYTNVGYFSKLFQRYWGVLPSEIKQG; from the coding sequence GTGAATGTGTTAGTAGTGGAGGATGAACCGGGCATTAGAACCCGGGTGGCGACAATGATTCCATGGGAGATGCATGGCATTGATATTGTCGGGGTGGCGGAGAACGGAGAGGAAGCGCTTCGCCTCATGGAAAGGACCAAGCCGGATATCGTCTTGACGGACGTGAGTATGCCCGGAATGGACGGAATTACCCTAGCGGGGAGAATTGCCCGGCATAATCCGACGATCCGGGTTATTATTTTGAGTGGTTATGACGATTTTGACTATGCCCGATCCGCCATGGAATACGGAGTTCAGAAATACTTGCTTAAGCCCGCCAGCAATGAGGAGATCCGTGACGCGGTAGTGGAAACGGCGGAGAAGGTAAGGGCGGAGAGGGAGCAGCGCCACAATCATGAGGCTCTTGCTCTTCAATGGAAGAATCATCTTCCTCGTCTGAGAGAACATTTCTTTTTGAACTGGATAAGGGGAGCTTATGCGCAGTGGGAGCTTGATCTAAAGAGCAGGGACCTGCAAATCGCACTGGACAACACGTCATGCTATACGGTTGTTCTGTTCGATATGGATCCTCTGCCGGAAGAAGAACACCGCTTCCAGGAAAAGGACAGCGGCCTGCTGCAATTTTCTCTGAAAAGCATCGCGGGAGAAATCATTTATGATCATAACGGCGGAGTTTTCCAAGATGAGCAGGGCCGGTGCGTCGTTTTGTTTCAGAGCACCGAAGAGGGGGAGGGAGAGTTCAAGCTGAGAATCGGCTACTCGGTTGCCAAAGTCCTCACCACGGTGAAGGAAATCCTTAAGCTGACCGCGAGCGCCGGAATCAGCGGAACGGGGATAGGAGGAGACGCTGTTCCACTTCTCTATGGCCAAGCGAAGGATTCGCTTCAGAAAAGGGTCATGTATGGACGCGATATTGCCATTCCCTACTCGGAAGAGCAGGATGTCCCCGATAAGGTGACCCTTCCTTCATCAGCTGAACGCGAGCTGGAAATTGGCATTGAGACGGGCAACCTGGCTAAGGCCGAGGCGGCGATCCTGCAGCTAGCGGAGCTAAGCCTGGACCAAGCCGGTACGGTAGAAGAGGCCCAAGTCTGCGTCCTTCATCTGTTCCATCTCTTTTTTCAGATAGCCAAATCGAACAATTGGGCGATTCAAGAAGCGGCCGGCGAGGATTTTATTTACTTCGGCAGTCTGCAAAGCCTACAAACGCGCGAGCAAGTCATCGGGTGTCTGGTGCGTATCGCCCGGTCGCTCGCCAAATTCGCTTTGGAGAAATCACAGGCTAAGGGGGGCGGAGCCAAGCTCATTCAGAGCATTCTGGATACGGTGGAGAAGGAGATCGATCAGGATATCAGCCTGCATGCGATAGCCGGGCGATTCTTTATCAACTCTTCCTACCTCAGCCGGCTTTTCAAGCATGAAGTGGGGGAAACCTTCTCGGATTATGTGGTCAAGCGCAAGATGATTCGGGCCAAGCAGCATCTTCAGGACGGATCCAAAGTTCAGGATGCGGCCCAAAAGGTCGGCTATACGAATGTCGGCTATTTCTCCAAACTGTTTCAAAGGTATTGGGGGGTTCTTCCCAGCGAAATTAAACAAGGATAG
- a CDS encoding cache domain-containing sensor histidine kinase has product MFILIPIFAVSIFSNYRSSRILQEQIGERTSSAMLSVINYIDLSMQNAFELTTVLANDNDLNRIFVSAGKELTPESLLDFQKATNQLVSVTTSVNRMISQASLFHSSSGILLSTSGYQHISEKDSGEWARIAMEANGKTALYFPAVNKFNSNHQPDPIYNKENLVVMRLMNVLRQPNDNIVLLPIKKQYFADLIRDLLPRSGAQIYLLTDKGQLVVNSMGDNSLPPLSPEKTIEIRELPGGSDQMLIVKAVSAASGWSLVMIQPAKAIFHDTTQLKWWTFGVIGASLIVALWMSLTIFNGIARPIKKMVHAMKQVRNGQLETVVAHDRQDEFGYMMDSFNLMTQGQRHLIQDVYEKQLRLAKTEFKLLQSQINPHFLYNTLDTIYSEAVLNGADELGEMVLNLSRFFRYSLGKGRETYTVVETFEHLAYYLAVQRIRCQGQLIVHSRIAPEAKDLHVLKLAVQPLVENAILHGLEKKTGTRELWLSAQAVNGVLQIDIRDNGIGISDERLAAIKESLAKIRAFDFDLIVSESRSSADLFGLRNVKARIKLHYGEEANMEVDSEEGTGTRIRLSLPIAMLSAEGNTTK; this is encoded by the coding sequence GTGTTTATTCTTATCCCGATCTTTGCCGTTTCAATCTTCTCGAATTACCGCTCGAGCAGAATCCTGCAGGAGCAGATCGGGGAGAGGACCAGCAGCGCCATGCTGTCCGTAATCAATTACATTGATCTTTCGATGCAGAATGCATTTGAACTGACGACGGTTCTGGCGAACGACAACGACCTTAACCGCATATTTGTGTCCGCCGGAAAGGAGCTGACGCCGGAATCCCTGCTTGATTTTCAGAAGGCCACCAACCAACTGGTGTCTGTCACCACCTCAGTTAACCGTATGATCTCGCAGGCTTCCCTGTTTCATTCTTCGTCCGGTATACTGCTGTCGACATCCGGTTACCAGCATATTTCAGAGAAGGATTCCGGCGAATGGGCCCGGATCGCGATGGAGGCCAATGGAAAGACGGCCCTCTACTTTCCCGCTGTTAACAAGTTCAACTCCAACCACCAGCCGGATCCTATCTACAACAAGGAGAATCTTGTCGTCATGAGGCTCATGAACGTGCTGAGGCAGCCCAACGACAATATCGTGCTGCTCCCCATCAAAAAACAATACTTTGCCGACTTGATACGGGACCTGCTTCCCCGCTCGGGGGCCCAGATCTATTTGCTGACGGACAAGGGACAACTGGTCGTGAATTCGATGGGAGACAACAGCCTGCCTCCCTTATCTCCGGAGAAAACAATAGAAATCCGGGAGCTTCCCGGCGGAAGTGACCAAATGCTGATAGTGAAGGCGGTATCCGCTGCTTCAGGCTGGTCTCTCGTGATGATCCAGCCCGCCAAGGCCATTTTTCATGACACGACGCAGCTGAAGTGGTGGACGTTCGGTGTTATCGGGGCCAGCCTGATCGTGGCGCTCTGGATGTCCTTGACGATCTTTAATGGAATAGCCCGCCCGATTAAAAAGATGGTCCATGCCATGAAACAGGTCCGCAACGGCCAGCTGGAGACCGTTGTTGCCCATGACCGTCAGGATGAATTCGGCTATATGATGGATTCCTTCAACCTCATGACACAAGGCCAGCGGCATTTGATCCAAGACGTATATGAGAAGCAGCTGCGCCTGGCCAAGACGGAATTTAAATTGCTTCAATCTCAAATCAATCCCCATTTTCTGTATAACACGCTCGATACGATCTATTCGGAGGCGGTCCTTAACGGGGCGGACGAGTTGGGAGAGATGGTCCTAAACCTTTCGCGATTTTTCCGTTACAGCTTAGGCAAAGGGCGGGAGACGTATACGGTAGTGGAAACCTTCGAGCATCTGGCTTATTATTTGGCCGTTCAGAGAATTCGCTGCCAAGGGCAGCTAATCGTTCATTCGCGAATTGCTCCGGAGGCGAAAGACCTTCACGTGCTTAAGCTTGCGGTCCAGCCGTTGGTGGAGAATGCTATCCTGCATGGCTTGGAAAAGAAAACCGGTACACGAGAGCTCTGGTTGTCGGCTCAGGCCGTTAACGGCGTTCTTCAAATTGACATCCGGGACAATGGAATTGGCATATCGGATGAACGGCTCGCCGCGATTAAGGAAAGCCTGGCCAAAATAAGAGCCTTTGATTTTGATCTTATTGTAAGCGAAAGCCGAAGCTCGGCCGATTTGTTTGGACTGCGGAATGTGAAAGCCAGAATCAAGCTGCATTACGGTGAGGAAGCGAATATGGAAGTGGACAGTGAGGAAGGAACAGGGACCCGCATTCGTTTAAGCTTACCGATAGCTATGCTTTCAGCGGAGGGGAATACAACCAAGTGA
- a CDS encoding carbohydrate ABC transporter permease produces the protein MNKRTYADYSLDAVIYLVLILMALSTLLPFANVLAKAVSAEWAVLSGKVGLFPIGFQLDTMKFVATSPQFIRSFLISVGVTIVGTLLSLLITAVTAYPLSKRKLPGISVILILFVFTMMFSGGIIPNYLLVRKLGLLNTLGSLILPALISVFNMLVIKSYYESLPESLEESAKMDGAKDWTILFRIILPLSGPVLATIGLFYAVSYWNDFFSPMLYINSPSLKPLQLYLRDIVMDANSVTAGLDRSADDLMNVSSEGVQAATVIASTIPILLVYPFLQKYFIKGVLIGSVKG, from the coding sequence ATGAACAAAAGAACGTATGCCGATTACTCGCTGGATGCCGTCATCTACCTGGTTTTGATTCTCATGGCTCTTTCCACTTTGCTGCCCTTTGCCAATGTCCTGGCCAAAGCGGTAAGTGCGGAGTGGGCCGTCCTTTCCGGTAAGGTTGGCTTGTTTCCCATCGGCTTCCAGCTGGATACGATGAAGTTTGTGGCCACCTCACCTCAGTTTATCCGGTCGTTTCTCATATCCGTTGGGGTAACGATTGTCGGGACTTTGCTTTCCCTGCTAATCACGGCCGTCACTGCTTATCCGCTTTCCAAGCGGAAGCTTCCCGGTATTAGTGTCATTCTTATTCTGTTCGTTTTTACCATGATGTTCAGCGGCGGGATCATTCCAAATTACTTGCTGGTCAGAAAATTGGGATTGCTGAATACTCTCGGGTCGCTCATTCTTCCAGCCTTAATCAGTGTGTTCAACATGCTCGTGATCAAGAGCTATTATGAGAGCCTTCCCGAAAGCCTGGAAGAATCAGCCAAGATGGATGGTGCCAAAGATTGGACCATTCTCTTCCGCATCATTCTTCCGCTGAGCGGACCGGTTCTTGCCACCATCGGCTTGTTTTATGCCGTTTCATACTGGAACGATTTCTTCAGCCCGATGCTGTATATCAACAGCCCCTCCTTGAAACCGCTGCAGTTGTACCTTCGCGACATCGTGATGGATGCTAACTCCGTCACCGCCGGATTGGACCGAAGCGCCGACGACCTCATGAACGTGTCCTCCGAAGGGGTTCAAGCGGCCACCGTGATCGCATCGACTATTCCGATCCTGTTGGTTTATCCCTTCCTGCAAAAATATTTTATTAAAGGAGTGTTAATCGGCTCGGTTAAAGGATGA